One part of the Argopecten irradians isolate NY unplaced genomic scaffold, Ai_NY scaffold_0997, whole genome shotgun sequence genome encodes these proteins:
- the LOC138313858 gene encoding uncharacterized protein — MELEIEKAKIHNEKSDTKYNSVPIRLKLQPYNHAGNEDIVTFLSEFSGLALQAGWAEEVKMLQLRTLLTGEARVVAIQAHGSYEELSKALTERYGKRPYQYFKLLQAAQKEPQETYRGLWARIEQYLARFVDTMENPLDKFKEEFFLNALPTSQAQWIRRNKGSGSVVEAAEDYILPDKYGQKPKQSQVSHHSFDRNKSEIKKENQQGQSKNCFNCGKYGHFARKCPKRKNNSNMASYLVQQYSGGLIHVPGEVNGRDISFVKDTGAAMTLIREDLVDPKYVLGGQRETLYTAIGQPFSAKLAVVQMDTPFYRGHAQVGLVPDLAAEALLGIDIIERKGVNVITRQQRRERELEDIARGVAMNCQGKAGLATEDDHGNHHIEEEAYDGDDGRDHSDHPEVFSVDEDANENTRPDTTGGDNTDEEDACVLGETVELSNVNAEVLSRLQSEDPTLANIRRKSAVSADLIHDDRNAIYWENGILKRKWESSNGIQSGVQVVLPERLRLNVIKLAHERPLAGHLGAEKTKERVLTAFYWPGVFKDITEYCSTCDICQKVAKRRSDEKAPLVQPPIVGEPFYKISMDVVGPLSKSKKGNRFILTIMDDATRYPEAFALRNVDAVTVADTLIDMFSRVGFPKVILTDQGTNFTSELLKHLYEVTGIKGITTSPYHPQANGKVERFNATLKAILKKLSTSNKDEWDTLLPYALFAYREVPHEETGFSPFEMLYGWPVRGPLQILEKAMTGEAEIQTNVVDHVVKMRERLAEIRETVQETLVIKRQKIKQWYDQNATQREFRPGDEVLLLLPSDTSKMVAQWKGPYRVIRQQPYRIPQSKREEVKRLIDDMLEKGQISPSASPYSAPVVLVEKPDKSIRLCVDYRKLNEITQFDG, encoded by the coding sequence ATGGAATTAGAGATTGAAAAAGCCAAAATTCACAATGAGAAAAGTGACACAAAGTACAACTCTGTTCCAATTAGACTTAAACTGCAACCTTACAACCACGCAGGCAATGAGGATATAGTGACATTCTTATCAGAGTTTTCCGGATTAGCATTACAAGCAGGATGGGCCGAGGAAGTTAAAATGTTACAACTGAGGACATTATTGACTGGTGAAGCTCGGGTCGTCGCAATTCAAGCTCATGGATCATATGAAGAACTGAGCAAAGCCCTGACAGAGAGATATGGGAAACGACCATATCAGTATTTCAAGTTACTTCAAGCAGCTCAGAAGGAACCTCAGGAGACATACAGAGGACTATGGGCAAGGATTGAACAGTATCTTGCTAGATTTGTGGATACAATGGAGAACCCTTTGGACAAATTCAAGGAAGAATTTTTCCTAAATGCACTGCCAACATCTCAAGCACAGTGGATACGCCGTAATAAAGGATCGGGAAGTGTGGTGGAGGCAGCTGAGGATTATATATTGCCTGATAAATATGGACAAAAACCAAAACAGAGTCAGGTTAGTCATCATTCCTTTGATAGAAATAAATCAGAAATCAAGAAGGAAAATCAACAGGGCCAGTCAAAGAACTGTTTCAATTGTGGTAAATATGGCCATTTCGCGCGCAAATGCCCTAAGAGaaaaaacaattcaaatatgGCAAGTTATTTAGTTCAACAGTACTCAGGAGGACTCATTCATGTACCTGGAGAGGTGAATGGGCGAGACATTAGTTTCGTTAAGGACACAGGAGCGGCTATGACCCTGATTCGGGAAGATTTAGTCGATCCAAAGTATGTATTAGGGGGACAGAGAGAAACCCTATATACGGCTATTGGACAGCCATTTTCTGCTAAATTGGCTGTAGTACAGATGGACACTCCCTTTTATAGAGGACATGCTCAGGTAGGGTTGGTGCCAGACCTGGCGGCAGAGGCATTGCTCGGGATAGATATCATCGAGCGCAAGGGTGTCAACGTCATAACCCGTCAACAGAGACGTGAACGGGAGCTCGAGGACATAGCTCGAGGTGTAGCCATGAATTGCCAGGGAAAAGCTGGACTGGCTACTGAGGATGATCATGGAAATCATCATATCGAGGAGGAAGCctatgatggtgatgatgggAGGGATCATTCTGATCACCCAGAAGTTTTTAGTGTCGATGAGGATGCTAACGAGAACACACGTCCGGATACTACTGGTGGCGACAACACCGACGAAGAGGATGCGTGTGTGTTAGGCGAGACGGTAGAACTCTCAAATGTTAATGCTGAAGTGCTCAGTAGGCTGCAATCGGAGGACCCTACACTCGCAAACATAAGACGAAAATCAGCTGTGTCAGCGGATTTAATACATGATGACAGGAACGCGATTTACTGGGAGAATGGTATTCTTAAGCGTAAATGGGAGTCATCAAATGGTATTCAGAGCGGAGTACAGGTTGTTTTACCGGAAAGACTTCGGCTGAATGTGATCAAGTTGGCACATGAAAGGCCACTTGCAGGTCATCTTGGAGCAGAGAAAACAAAGGAGAGAGTTTTAACTGCGTTTTATTGGCCTGGAGTCTTCAAAGACATTACAGAGTATTGTAGTACCTGTGACATCTGCCAGAAAGTGGCAAAACGGCGTAGTGACGAGAAAGCGCCATTAGTGCAACCTCCAATAGTGGGTGAGCCCTTTTACAAGATTTCAATGGATGTAGTAGGTCCTTTGTCAAAGTCAAAGAAGGGGAATCGTTTTATCCTTACGATCATGGATGACGCGACGCGATACCCAGAGGCATTTGCACTCCGGAATGTGGATGCTGTAACAGTGGCTGACACGCTTATTGACATGTTTTCGCGTGTTGGATTTCCGAAAGTAATTCTTACTGATCAGGGTACAAATTTTACCTCTGAATTGCTGAAACACCTGTATGAGGTTACAGGTATCAAAGGGATTACGACATCACCATATCATCCCCAGGCAAATGGAAAGGTTGAAAGATTCAATGCTACATTAAAAGCTATTTTGAAGAAGTTGTCAACTAGCAACAAGGACGAATGGGACACTTTGTTACCTTACGCTCTGTTTGCGTACAGAGAGGTACCCCATGAGGAGACCGGATTCTCTCCTTTCGAAATGCTTTATGGTTGGCCCGTACGCGGTCCACTCCAGATTTTGGAGAAGGCCATGACAGGTGAGGCCGAGATACAAACTAACGTTGTAGATCATGTGGTTAAGATGAGGGAAAGACTAGCCGAAATACGAGAAACTGTACAAGAGACACTTGtgataaaaagacaaaaaatcaaacaatggTACGACCAGAACGCTACACAAAGAGAATTTCGTCCTGGTGATGAAGTATTATTACTACTGCCCTCAGACACCTCAAAAATGGTAGCGCAGTGGAAGGGACCTTATCGTGTAATACGGCAACAACCGTACCGAATTCCTCAATCAAAACGCGAGGAAGTGAAACGGCTAATCGATGACATGTTGGAAAAGGGTCAGATATCGCCATCAGCGAGTCCCTATTCAGCACCCGTTGTTCTGGTAGAAAAGCCAGACAAATCAATCAGACTTTGTGTGGACTATCGAAAGTTAAATGAGATAACACAGTTTGATGGTTAG